TCAAAAATGGATGCAGACCATACCTGGGCATTGACTCCACGGCTCTTACTGGAAGGTGGAAGGGGCAACTAGCTTCTGCCATAGGTATTGATGGACATAACTGGATGTTCCCTGTGGCATATGGAGTATTTGGATCAAAGACCAAGGAAAATTGGGGATGGTTCATGGGTAACCTAGCAATGGCAGTTGGATCCCCACCTGGACTTGTTATCTCAACTGATGCTGGGAAAGGCATTGACATAGCGGTGACCAATGTCTTCACCAATGGAGTAGAGCACAGGGAATGCATGAGACATTTatacaaaaacttcaaaaagaGATTTCATGGTAAAGTCTTTGAGAAGAATCTATGGCCAGCAGCAAGAGTTTACAGGAAAGATTtgtttgacatgcactacaataTCATGAAGAATTCATCGCCAAAAGCATTGAAGTGGATTGAGGATAATCACAAGCATTTGTGGGCAAGATGTTACTTCTCTACAGCCAGCAAGTGTGATTATGTGACCAATAACATTGCTGAAGTCTTCAACAATTGGATTAAACATGAGAAGTCGCTTCCTGTGATAGATCTAATGGATAGAATTAGACAAAAAATCATGGATAAGTTATTTCAAAGGAGAAGACTTGCCATGAAGCTCAACAGTAAAGTGTTTCCACACATTGTGAAGGACCTCAATGCAAAAAGTAGAGGATTAGTTGGGTATTCAATCCACAAAGGTGTCGGACACACAGCAGAGATAAGTGGTGTTTACAAGGACTTGACTCCTTGGAGACATGCTGTGAACCTAGAAAAAAGAACATGTACTTGCAATAAATGGCAAATCACTGGACTACCATGCACCCATGCAATCAATTTGATATGCTCTTACAGGGGTCTAGAGTTGGAGGATTATGTTGACAATTGTTACTCTATATCTAGGTTCAAAGCTGCATATGAAGGTTGGATTGAATCTATACCAGACAAGACACTATGGCCTCAAGTGAACATAGGATTCAAGCTATGGCCTCCAATACTCAAGAGAGCAGCAGGTAGACCAAGGACAAAGAGAGTGAAAGGAGCCGAGGAAGGAGGCAGCAAGAATAGGAAGAAATGCAAGAGATGTGGTCAATTTGGGCACACTCAGAAAACTTGCAATGAGACTGTGTACGACTCAGATGctccaccaccagcaccaccaaaaCCTAAGAGAAAGAGAGCCAAGAAGCAGAAGGAAGTCATAACAGAGGAGGTAGCCGCCAATACAAGTACACCTAAGGGAAAGAGGACTAGGAGGGAAGTCATCACAGAAGTAGCAGCAACAGCTAGCCCCAGTACACCACTTAGGCTGCTGCAGGGATCATCAAGCCCATTTGACCTTAACTGTAGTCCTGGCGCACTGACTAGGAGGTAATTATTTTTCATTTAACTAATATCAGCAAGCAAAGTTGAtgaatttgaaaataaaattcTCCTTACTTATTGCCATCTTTCATAGCCGAGCTAGGAAACTTGATGAGATTAACTGCAGTCCTGGAGCACTGACTAGGCAGTAAGTATTTTTTCATTTAACTTGATGAGATTCAACCAAACTTGATGAGATTCAAACTAATATTTTTCCTAATCCATGCCATTTTTTGCAGCCGTGCTAGGAAAATTGCAatagaggaagccgaggtgcatgGTATAATGGCACTAGACCATCTCATGCAGATATGATATTTGTGTATGCGTGTACAAGAAAACTGGAAGGAGCATTTTGACATGCCAAATTGATGTAAATTTGGGACATGTTAATGTTTTTTGCACCTCTGTGAGATGCTGCTCACATAGAGAAGACTTTTTGTGACAAGTTATTAAGTTGTGCTCTGACGTTTGAGGCCATGCACTTGTTAAGCCATGCCGGTTTAATTAAACTTTGTTTCATATTGTCTATTTGATGCTGTGCATAAATACTGTCATTTGATATTGTACCCAACATGTGAAATGTTCTTGGAATGGGGCTGGCGCCCAGAATCTATCTCCATTATAAGTGAGGTCATTTTGGTCTTTCATGTGGCACTATGTATGTACCCAGACCAGAAAAGCATTTTTTAACTGTGATAATGTGCAGCGTACAAAAGCCTCATGTTTGCAGTGTTCAGCAGCCTAAAATAAACAGTGTAGTGTGTTTGGCACAAAATCTAGCTTTCGTGGTGTCctagagacaaaaaaaaaaaaaaaactctatttGTTTTGTATCTGTATTTAATTTAAGAGCATTTAAATATATACTTTGGAGCCTGTATCGATGACATGTGCCCCCCTGAGAAAAGCGTGCGGGGACCCCCTACGGCCACACCCCGTGCCCGCCCCGGCTTCCCGTTCCGTGCTGCCCGCCGGTTCAAACCTCGAGAGCCGAAGCGAAGCGGAGAGGCCAAGCCCCCACCGGCGGCAGCGGAGCCATGGGGAGACCACgagcgaccgccgccgccgccacctccaggCCCAGGCGCAACCCCAAGCCAAAGCCGgactcctccttcctctccccgCTCGCGTCGCCGTCTGCCACACcgcgcacccgcacccgcacacGCAAGGGCGCCATCCGCGGCGGCGGCCCCTCCCCCGTGTCGTCGTCGCCGGGTTCTTCCCCCGCCGACCTCAACATCAGCTTCCTCTCCTCGCCGGGCTCCGCCTCCCCGCCGAAGCCCAAGCCGAAGCTAAGGTCCAGGGCCAAGCCCAAGTCCAAGCCGGACCCCTCCTTCCTCTCCCCGCTCgcgtcgccatcgccgtcgcccgCACCGCGTACTCGCAAGCGCGCCGTCCGCGGCGTCGTCTCCTCACCCGCGTCGTCGTCGCCGGGGTCCTCCCCCGCCGACCTCAGCATCAGCTTCCTCTCCTCGCCGGGCTCCCCCGCCTCCCCGCCGAAGCCCAGTGGCAGGGCCAAGCACGCGGCGCGCGCGCCCCTCGTCGCCAGCCCCCGCGCCGCCACACCTTTCCCCGCCGCGTCTCCCCAGCCTGCGTCGGTGGCGGCGACGGGGGTATCCAGCGTCGGAGACCTCAGGACCGCCGTCGCCTCACAGATGGAGAACCTCAAGCGCCGACTCGACGCGTTCCATTCCCGCGCTCACGCCGACCTCGATGCGTCCTTCTCCCGCGTCTCCAAGCGAATCAAGGTGAGCCCGCCGCGAGCCTCTCCCGCACTCCGCTCCCCTCCGAGTCGCATTGGGGTTTGGTTTCGAGCTTCGTGGTTTGCTTGTCCGGGCCCTGCCAACACGAAGTGCTCCATATTGGTTGATGTTGTAGAGTGCTAGCGTGTGAGGAACTGGAGATAACCATTGTTGCATGAATGGCTTACGTGTCATTTTCAGATGTTATGGTCTCTGTCGATTTGTAGATTAAGCAAGACGTTGTTTGTTAACATAAATGAAATTTTCTCAGTTGTGCTGAACATCTGATCTATGAGGTTACTATATCCGATTTCTACCATTGACACTATATCTGAGTTTCAAAAATTGGTACACGAGATTGCTATGTCTGAGTTTATACAATTAAAACATGCGCAATGTGCGTAATCTGCTGGTGGAGATAGTTGATATATAAGATGTTTTGTATCATAGATGTTAACATTTGTGGATAAGATATAAATCCATTAAATGAGTAGTGTATCTGGATAACCTCCCTTTAGAAGCTTGTGGCATTACTGTACATAGTGATACATGGGTTTTGTTGGCAAGAGTTTATGTTTTAAGTGTTGTATCAATGTATCATGAAACGGCACTGAATGAGGCGCTTATTTGTTTTGCTAATTCATTGTAGAGGACAAATTTTGATATCAGTAGAAAATGCGATTAGTTTCCCAGGAGCATTTAACCCATGCTGCCTTTGGAGATCTATGGAATTATAATTGCAATTGGTGcaataacatggtcaaatagatttCATTCACTCTCCTTGCTTGTAGTTCATTTATGTAGGTAAAAATTTGCTTAAATGGCATGGTGAGCTTTTCCATGCAAATTTTGTATAACAGTGCATTTTCCACACCAAAATGTCAACCCACGCTCTGATGCGTGCACAATCTAGTTAATCCACAGCTAATGCATTTTGTTTGCTTCTGGTGTTCTATATGCTCTAACATTTTTTTTGGGAGACCCAGTTACAAACGCAGACGCTCACATACGCGAGCGTACACTTATGTAAGATCTTAATTCTCTTTTCAGACCCAAAACAAAGCCTGTCAGCAACTAGCAGATGAAGTTGACAAGGAGCACAAGAAGTTGTCTGATGATATAAAAGAAAGTTCTGAGATTGCCAGGGTACAAAATTTGTAGGCCTGTCAGCATCCGGAaattttctattcttttttttctattttaattTTTTCTTTGTCATTTTCAGGCAAAGCACAAGCAGATCATCGCAGAGGCACAGGCATCCACAACTCGTGGTACTACGCACATACTATACTTCAAGTTCCTGTTCTCTCTCTTCGACTTAACACCACTATCTTGCTTCTAGAGTTGACTGATACGACCACATCAGATTGCAGAATATGGTCATAGCTAAATAATGATAGGTGGAAAGCAGGACATATCTATGGCCATGTTCTGTTCCTCTGGTTTTAACATTCATGATTTGGTTGATCGTAAATTGTTGCATAAATGTGGTTTTTATAAACTGATACTAATCTCTGCATGTTACTATCATATCTCAACTCTTACATTATGTTGGTCTTCTCCATTCTCATTTGTCTCTAACAATTAGTGTGCAAGGTGACTATCCCTGTGATGACAAAATCTGTGGAGAAAGCTATTGATGGTCTGTGTACCCGTTATAATATCTCAATGCCAGTTTAGTTACCAAGTACAAGTTCTGTTCACTACACTTTTGAGTAAGTACCACTTATCCTTTGATGAACTGATGATGGATTTATCCCTATCTCTAGTTTAGTGTAACCTTTTTGCTAAATTAGTCTAGTATCTTCCCTTTTTGTAAACTTTTTATGCTTTGTTATCATTTCCTATGTGCTTAATAAGCAAGTCAGGAATGCAAAAACTTTGCAATAACTTCTGATGACTACACATTTGTAGTTAAACTTTCGAACTCACTTCTGTTGCTGTAAGTAGTGTTGGAAAATAGAGTGCAATTTTAACTTGGTTGGCTGTGAAATATTTTCAATAAAAGTTATATTGGACAAGAAATGAAAAGCTTTATTTATACTAAGGCAATTCGCTCTCACCTCACTGGTGCATATTGATGTAGTATTCCATTTTCCTATGTTCAACATTTACCTAATTGACTTTGTTAAAGCTTGTGTGTAACATATTGATATATTTTTTCCCCCTGTATGATATAGCCACATTTCCATTTGGCTGTGAAGGCAACGTTCCTTTGATACCAAGATGTGTTTCCTTGCCTTTGCAGATAGCCTTCTTCACATCAAGCGGACAGTTGAATCCTCATGTCGTGATGGTGTGGTCGTTGTTTCGACATCCATAGATAATCAGTAGAGTACAGACACATAGAAACATCGAATGATAGTTCATGAGCATAGGAAAGCATGTAATATCAGGAGAGTTTATCGGTATCAGTAACCCTTTTTTTCATGACTTCAGTCAGTAGCAAAGCAGGCCATCGGATGCTAAACTGTTGTTCCGTCTGAGAGATCTTAATCTGACAGTCACACCAGCGTAATGTAATATGCTACCTATTACTCTAGAGTTATTTTCCCTAAAGATTGAAGATGAACTTTTCTATGATCGTCCAAAACTCAGACCCCATTTCACTTCGGTTCATTTTGCATGCTGCCGATGCTCCTTGCCCCCTTTTTTTTTTGTGGTTTCAGTATTGACATATACAAACTGTGACATTGATCCAGAAGAAGCTGAACATGCACTTGAAATAGCTGAAGCTGACTTAAGTAGAATCTGAATCAGACATGTTTTCCGGTTACATCTGCAGCAGTAGCAAGCAACGAACCAAAATAGTAAGATAAAAACCAGTGACGCTAGAATTTTAGTAGACCCTCGACACGAAGAAAGCTTCGTGTCAAAGCAGGCTAAAACCCTGCGAACGAACTATCATGTATTGATGTACGAATCAGGATTTGTTTCCTGTCACTATTTCAGGAACCAAACTTGTAATGCCTCACAGACAATACAAAGCTAGTGGAACTGTGGAAGTAAAATCTAGCCTCTAATTAGTTTCACGAGCACACCAGCACTGCATCTCAAGAAGAAAAAAACGTAGCATTACACATGGATTAGGTCCACAACGCCCAATTGCAGAACTAATGAGCAACGAGGCAACGATGAAGCGTTACC
Above is a genomic segment from Miscanthus floridulus cultivar M001 chromosome 3, ASM1932011v1, whole genome shotgun sequence containing:
- the LOC136543790 gene encoding uncharacterized protein, translated to MAMKSKKKTNKKEQAKEISQIDDKVESDIKIKDSYTLDHLSSKDKLILMKLVEKNDELEEENEKQEQSLQRQEMFIISKLEELKEINERTEENPTDDDPWGKNDETEYVGVDDEKVFHVDLISDDENEFDCIPDSDEDNDDCAVDGEQGCEIVDHVTDLENPKIEVGVTFEDGQTFKRAIRQYAILNEIEIAAPYSEAKRYRGYCKAKKCKWRIHASQLQDGRTWMIKKIPNKHYYKSTSKLESNCMADQFWVRDRVVQWLREDPTIGPAALKKKLEEKYLIQLSYWIVYNGKELAIDEILGKWEDSFEHAFAFKEEIERKSPGSIVKIDYEKVGSKIRFSKIFVALKPCIDGFKNGCRPYLGIDSTALTGRWKGQLASAIGIDGHNWMFPVAYGVFGSKTKENWGWFMGNLAMAVGSPPGLVISTDAGKGIDIAVTNVFTNGVEHRECMRHLYKNFKKRFHGKVFEKNLWPAARVYRKDLFDMHYNIMKNSSPKALKWIEDNHKHLWARCYFSTASKCDYVTNNIAEVFNNWIKHEKSLPVIDLMDRIRQKIMDKLFQRRRLAMKLNSKVFPHIVKDLNAKSRGLVGYSIHKGVGHTAEISGVYKDLTPWRHAVNLEKRTCTCNKWQITGLPCTHAINLICSYRGLELEDYVDNCYSISRFKAAYEGWIESIPDKTLWPQVNIGFKLWPPILKRAAGRPRTKRVKGAEEGGSKNRKKCKRCGQFGHTQKTCNETVYDSDAPPPAPPKPKRKRAKKQKEVITEEVAANTRIIKPI
- the LOC136545827 gene encoding uncharacterized protein; its protein translation is MGRPRATAAAATSRPRRNPKPKPDSSFLSPLASPSATPRTRTRTRKGAIRGGGPSPVSSSPGSSPADLNISFLSSPGSASPPKPKPKLRSRAKPKSKPDPSFLSPLASPSPSPAPRTRKRAVRGVVSSPASSSPGSSPADLSISFLSSPGSPASPPKPSGRAKHAARAPLVASPRAATPFPAASPQPASVAATGVSSVGDLRTAVASQMENLKRRLDAFHSRAHADLDASFSRVSKRIKTQNKACQQLADEVDKEHKKLSDDIKESSEIARAKHKQIIAEAQASTTRVCKVTIPVMTKSVEKAIDGLCTRYNISMPV